A genomic stretch from Triplophysa dalaica isolate WHDGS20190420 chromosome 4, ASM1584641v1, whole genome shotgun sequence includes:
- the phldb1a gene encoding pleckstrin homology-like domain family B member 1 isoform X6 has protein sequence METAELLDNWKNKDPNTCHEVINNSMDMDRVNQNVPEHGRQTHQVLQSTALDLIETGKTLKVQAERPHLVSLGSGRLSTAITLLPLLEGKTTLGHGKTDINIQGPCVAAQHCYIENVGGIITLYPCGNQCSIDGLPVNKPVRLTQGCMLCFGQSSFFRFNHPEEALRMKSLMPGGSHRLTSAYRNHSETHGKLNGNPLPVHEKTRAGHGTLVHSIEKDFQNIMSSLSMDETQTSSYEHRKHTHHPIPQSAMLNGGGHTLVSSPTSPSAMSVNSCFENTSLPFSPVSTTSVVSSPGTCLDLTYTRSTHTTQAPVPQPRTFGSKTSSSNGGLKDQGKTLTETSSSPTTTRKCLNQDAGDLNRQLIARVTPKSGTTSSSPASSSPRSSVGSSIQEMTSSLQSNSRALHPSESPQSARRGAESSSMRDLPPLSPSSSRRGVLGVPVLPGALLGISLTSRSQSGRSVEESPRLQRRITTEDEVGNTKLRARSPSPVSALLKDQSGGPEGRQRGHLTPALSSQTGVSPLTSPRNQRKNPGEQRQAQPRTRERKNSISEVSDKEEDLLEYHRWQREERMREQEMERLERQRLETILNLCAEYNKSDSPVCVDTGRAGFFPGMEVMSDPVSVAAHSSHRQREREEENLKEECSSTESQHQEHEDSSVLGQQERVYLEEERLRVLARVDELKTRVTDLEQQIQESRQEAEMERALLQGERRAELDQVEAELEIINQLQLKLNEVENETQREKEKKAEALESATKRFEDLEFRQLERESGIEEEKEAVSRQLLKEKAEYHRSVGKRKEKMAVLEIQANQLGLQAAQDCERMVKDRTLALQMLNKEKDRLAALEKRYQSLTGGKTFSKAPNTAKEEVLYISEPDLLEELPTQHSLLPTSCCQSTSPPPLYSNRPQEEYLKLSDVYKMYGNGCFSAQTASSAPNAFCLPLAVTPDVPGEEYVTVSQLNQLFRMPTVDPSPTSPVQSFQAIVADPVVFRHTSQCGSSQPLPIETQPAWSKPSIPRLDSERWYQEIMAAGEPSNTRPPPLPAKCLSSRKPLQISKQDGEVGQTNGTFTPPPYSVTSSGRNTPTKSLPDLSPAYFDSDSKRQLDLQGRGLYAYDDSRLHPTDPKQKPMIDHQGHWGAPYGAYSPFSSSGSMVHHSILHHQAPPPGESTYDTLSLESSDSVETSVSTGNNSACSPESNNGLAALRLEEMEKMLKEAQQEKARLVESREKEVQARKQQLEAERKRREEVERRLLDETAHRQRLVEEEVQMREKQCSQLFIPQARPMTRYLPIRKEEFDLRSHVESSGHCVDTCAYVIVTEKMCKGHLVKMGGKIKSWKKRWFVFDRLKRTFSYYVDKHETKLKGVIYFQAIEEVYYDHLRSATKSPNPSLTFCVKTHDRLYFMVAPSPEAMRIWMDVIVTGAEGYTQFMT, from the exons agtACAGCACTGGACCTGATTGAAACAGGCAAGACCCTCAAAGTCCAAGCAGAACGCCCCCATCTTGTCAGCCTGGGAAGTGGCCGTCTGAGTACAGCAATAACTCTCCTGCCTTTGCTAGAGG GGAAGACTACGCTTGGTCATGGGAAAACAGACATTAATATTCAGGGTCCATGTGTTGCTGCACAGCACTGCTACATTGAAAATGTGGGCGGAATCATCACCCTGTACCCCTGTGGAAATCAGTGCTCAATCGATGGCCTGCCTGTTAACAAACCTGTTAGACTCACACAAG ggtGTATGCTGTGTTTTGGTCAGTCATCCTTTTTCCGCTTTAACCACCCAGAGGAGGCCCTCAGGATGAAGAGTTTGATGCCAGGTGGAAGCCATAGGCTTACCAGTGCATACAGGAACCACTCGG aAACTCATGGGAAGCTCAATGGAAACCCCCTACCAGTGCACGAGAAAACTCGTGCTGGACACGGCACTCTCGTTCACTCGATCGAAAAAGACTTTCAGAATATCATGAGCTCTCTGTCTATGGATGAAACTCAAACTTCTTCCTACGAGCACCGTAAACACACTCACCACCCCATTCCGCAATCTGCCATGCTCAACGGGGGTGGCCACACTCTTGTCTCCTCTCCAACCAGTCCTAGTGCTATGTCCGTGAACTCCTGCTTTGAAAATACCAGTCTTCCTTTCTCTCCCGTTTCCACCACGTCTGTGGTTAGCAGTCCAGGGACTTGTTTGGACTTAACTTACACTCGTTCCACCCACACTACTCAGGCCCCGGTGCCTCAGCCACGCACTTTTGGATCCAAGACCAGCAGCTCCAACGGTGGACTGAAGGATCAGGGAAAAACTTTGACTGAAACCTCATCGAGCCCAACGACCACTCGTAAATGCCTGAATCAGGACGCTGGAGATTTAAACAGACAGTTGATCGCTAGAGTTACCCCGAAATCTGGTACGACTTCTTCCTCACCTGCGTCTTCCAGCCCTAGATCTAGTGTCGGCTCTTCTATCCAAGAAATGACTTCCAGTCTTCAGTCCAACTCACGTGCACTCCATCCTTCAGAAAGCCCCCAGTCTGCTCGCCGTGGAGCAGAATCATCCAGCATGCGTGATCTTCCTCCTCTCAGCCCCTCCTCTTCACGCAGAGGTGTTCTCGGAGTGCCTGTTCTACCTGGAGCTCTTCTTGGTATTTCTCTGACCTCCCGTAGCCAATCGGGTCGAAGCGTAGAGGAGAGTCCCCGACTACAACGGCGAATAACAACGGAGGATGAGGTAGGAAATACCAAACTGCGAGCCAGAAGCCCATCTCCTGTATCAGCTCTTTTGAAGGACCAGTCAGGTGGACCTGAAGGCAGGCAAAGGGGGCATCTCACACCTGCTTTGAGCTCCCAGACCGGGGTGTCACCTCTCACCAGTCCCCGAAACCAGAGGAAGAACCCCGGGGAGCAACGGCAGGCCCAGCCACGCACACGAGAACGCAAGAATAGCATTTCAGAGGTCAGCGACAAAGAGGAAGACTTGTTGGAGTACCATCGCTGGCAAAGGGAGGAGCGGATGCGTGAGCAGGAGATGGAAAGGCTG gagAGGCAGAGGCTTGAGACCATCCTGAATTTGTGTGCCGAGTATAATAAAAGTGACTCTCCTGTTTGTGTGGACACGGGAAGGGCTGGTTTTTTCCCGGGGATGGAGGTGATGTCTGACCCTGTGAGTGTGGCAGCCCACAGCTctcacagacagagagagagagaggaggagaacTTGAAAGAGGAGTGTAGCAGCACTGAAAGCCAGCACCAGgag caTGAAGATTCTTCAGTTCTGGGGCAACAGGAGCGAGTCTATCTGGAGGAGGAGCGGCTCAGGGTTCTGGCTCGAGTGGACGAGTTGAAGACACGTGTCACTGACCTAGAACAACAGATTCAGGAGTCCAGACAAGAG gcagagatggagagagcCTTACTGCAGGGAGAGAGGAGGGCGGAGCTTGATCAAGTGGAGGCTGAGTTAGAGATCATCAATCAACTTCAGCTCAAACTGAATGAAGTGGAAAATGAAACGCAGAGGGAGAAGGAGAAG AAGGCAGAGGCGCTGGAGTCGGCCACTAAGCGCTTTGAGGATTTGGAGTTCCGCCAGTTGGAGAGAGAAAGCGGCATTGAAGAAGAGAAGGAGGCGGTCAGCCGACAGCTGTTGAAGGAGAAGGCAGAGTATCACCGGAGTGTGGGCAAAAGGAAG GAAAAAATGGCAGTGCTTGAGATTCAGGCAAATCAGTTAGGTCTTCAAGCTGCTCAGGATTGTGAAAGGATGGTCAAAGACAGAACCCTGGCCTTACAGATGCTCAACAAg GAAAAAGACAGACTGGCGGCTCTGGAGAAGAGATACCAGAGCCTGACAGGTGGAAAGACTTTCTCCAAGGCTCCTAACACTGCAAAGGAG GAAGTGTTGTATATCAGCGAACCTGATCTTTTAGAGGAGCTCCCTACCCAACATTCTCTGCTCCCCACATCTTGTTGTCAAAGCACCTCCCCTCCTCCCTTATATTCTAACAGGCCACAGGAG GAGTACCTCAAACTCTCTGATGTATATAAGATGTATGGAAACGGATGTTTCTCAGCCCAGACTGCCTCCTCTGCTCCTAACGCTTTCTGTCTCCCGCTGGCTGTAACACCAGACGTACCTGGTGAG GAGTATGTGACAGTTAGTCAATTAAACCAGCTGTTCAGGATGCCCACGGTTGACCCCTCCCCCACATCTCCCGTCCAATCATTCCAAGCTATTGTCGCTGACCCTGTCGTCTTCCGCCACACATCCCAGTGTGGCTCTTCACAGCCGCTTCCCATTGAG ACCCAACCTGCATGGAGTAAGCCTTCAATTCCCAGGCTAGATTCAGAACGCTGGTACCAGGAGATCATGGCGGCTGGGGAACCAAGCAATACACGTCCTCCCCCCCTGCCAGCTAAATGTCTCTCCTCACGCAAACCACTGCAG atatccAAGCAAGACGGAGAAGTGGGACAGACCAATGGCACCTTCACTCCCCCGCCTTACAGCGTGACCAGCTCAGGCAGAAATACGCCTACCAAA AGTCTACCAGATCTGTCTCCTGCTTATTTTGACTCGGACTCCAAAAGACAGTTGGACCTACAAGGCAGAG GACTCTACGCATATGACGATTCCAGACTCCATCCTACAGATCCTAAACAGAAACCTATGATAGATCATCAAGGCCACTGGGGGGCGCCATATGGCGCTTATTCCCCTTTCTCATCTTCAGGGTCCATGGTACACCACTCGATTCTGCACCACCAAGCACCCCCACCTGGAGAATCCACGTATGACACTCTGAGTCTGGAGAGCTCCGACAGCGTGGAGACCAGTGTATCTACTGGCAACAACTCGGCTTGCTCACCTGAAAG TAACAATGGACTGGCAGCGCTGAGGCTGGAGGAGATGGAGAAGATGTTGAAGGAGGCCCAGCAGGAGAAAGCCCGGCTGGTAGAGAGTCGA GAGAAGGAAGTTCAGGCACGGAAGCAGCAGCTTGAGGCCGAGAGAAAGAGGCGAGAGGAGGTGGAGAGGAGGCTGCTTGATGAGACTGCACACAGACAGAGGCTTGTGGAGGAAGAGGTCCAGATGAGAGAGAAACAGTGCTCACAG CTCTTCATTCCTCAGGCTCGGCCAATGACACGCTACCTACCTATTCGGAAAGAAGAGTTCGACCTGCGTTCTCACGTGGAATCATCGGGCCACTGCGTGGACACCTGTGCATATGTCATTGTCACAGAGAAAATGTGCAAGGGCCATCTCGTGAAGATGGGCGGCAAGATCAAATCCTGGAAAAAACGTTGGTTTGTGTTTGACCGACTTAAAAGGACCTTCTCTTATTACGTAG ATAAGCACGAGACCAAGCTAAAGGGCGTCATCTACTTTCAAGCCATTGAGGAGGTCTATTACGATCACCTGCGCAGCGCAACTAAG AGTCCAAATCCTTCGCTAACCTTCTGTGTGAAGACTCATGATCGTCTCTATTTCATGGTGGCGCCGTCTCCAGAGGCCATGCGGATTTGGATGGATGTCATAGTAACGGGCGCTGAGGGCTACACACAGTTTATGACCTGA
- the phldb1a gene encoding pleckstrin homology-like domain family B member 1 isoform X11 gives METAELLDNWKNKDPNTCHEVINNSMDMDRVNQNVPEHGRQTHQVLQSTALDLIETGKTLKVQAERPHLVSLGSGRLSTAITLLPLLEGKTTLGHGKTDINIQGPCVAAQHCYIENVGGIITLYPCGNQCSIDGLPVNKPVRLTQGCMLCFGQSSFFRFNHPEEALRMKSLMPGGSHRLTSAYRNHSETHGKLNGNPLPVHEKTRAGHGTLVHSIEKDFQNIMSSLSMDETQTSSYEHRKHTHHPIPQSAMLNGGGHTLVSSPTSPSAMSVNSCFENTSLPFSPVSTTSVVSSPGTCLDLTYTRSTHTTQAPVPQPRTFGSKTSSSNGGLKDQGKTLTETSSSPTTTRKCLNQDAGDLNRQLIARVTPKSGTTSSSPASSSPRSSVGSSIQEMTSSLQSNSRALHPSESPQSARRGAESSSMRDLPPLSPSSSRRGVLGVPVLPGALLGISLTSRSQSGRSVEESPRLQRRITTEDEVGNTKLRARSPSPVSALLKDQSGGPEGRQRGHLTPALSSQTGVSPLTSPRNQRKNPGEQRQAQPRTRERKNSISEVSDKEEDLLEYHRWQREERMREQEMERLERQRLETILNLCAEYNKSDSPVCVDTGRAGFFPGMEVMSDPVSVAAHSSHRQREREEENLKEECSSTESQHQEHEDSSVLGQQERVYLEEERLRVLARVDELKTRVTDLEQQIQESRQEAEMERALLQGERRAELDQVEAELEIINQLQLKLNEVENETQREKEKERAKVSAERDVLARLRESYSELKGQLHKCPELLREHLQEQVTRKAEALESATKRFEDLEFRQLERESGIEEEKEAVSRQLLKEKAEYHRSVGKRKEKMAVLEIQANQLGLQAAQDCERMVKDRTLALQMLNKEKDRLAALEKRYQSLTGGKTFSKAPNTAKEISKQDGEVGQTNGTFTPPPYSVTSSGRNTPTKSLPDLSPAYFDSDSKRQLDLQGRGLYAYDDSRLHPTDPKQKPMIDHQGHWGAPYGAYSPFSSSGSMVHHSILHHQAPPPGESTYDTLSLESSDSVETSVSTGNNSACSPESNNGLAALRLEEMEKMLKEAQQEKARLVESREKEVQARKQQLEAERKRREEVERRLLDETAHRQRLVEEEVQMREKQCSQLFIPQARPMTRYLPIRKEEFDLRSHVESSGHCVDTCAYVIVTEKMCKGHLVKMGGKIKSWKKRWFVFDRLKRTFSYYVDKHETKLKGVIYFQAIEEVYYDHLRSATKSPNPSLTFCVKTHDRLYFMVAPSPEAMRIWMDVIVTGAEGYTQFMT, from the exons agtACAGCACTGGACCTGATTGAAACAGGCAAGACCCTCAAAGTCCAAGCAGAACGCCCCCATCTTGTCAGCCTGGGAAGTGGCCGTCTGAGTACAGCAATAACTCTCCTGCCTTTGCTAGAGG GGAAGACTACGCTTGGTCATGGGAAAACAGACATTAATATTCAGGGTCCATGTGTTGCTGCACAGCACTGCTACATTGAAAATGTGGGCGGAATCATCACCCTGTACCCCTGTGGAAATCAGTGCTCAATCGATGGCCTGCCTGTTAACAAACCTGTTAGACTCACACAAG ggtGTATGCTGTGTTTTGGTCAGTCATCCTTTTTCCGCTTTAACCACCCAGAGGAGGCCCTCAGGATGAAGAGTTTGATGCCAGGTGGAAGCCATAGGCTTACCAGTGCATACAGGAACCACTCGG aAACTCATGGGAAGCTCAATGGAAACCCCCTACCAGTGCACGAGAAAACTCGTGCTGGACACGGCACTCTCGTTCACTCGATCGAAAAAGACTTTCAGAATATCATGAGCTCTCTGTCTATGGATGAAACTCAAACTTCTTCCTACGAGCACCGTAAACACACTCACCACCCCATTCCGCAATCTGCCATGCTCAACGGGGGTGGCCACACTCTTGTCTCCTCTCCAACCAGTCCTAGTGCTATGTCCGTGAACTCCTGCTTTGAAAATACCAGTCTTCCTTTCTCTCCCGTTTCCACCACGTCTGTGGTTAGCAGTCCAGGGACTTGTTTGGACTTAACTTACACTCGTTCCACCCACACTACTCAGGCCCCGGTGCCTCAGCCACGCACTTTTGGATCCAAGACCAGCAGCTCCAACGGTGGACTGAAGGATCAGGGAAAAACTTTGACTGAAACCTCATCGAGCCCAACGACCACTCGTAAATGCCTGAATCAGGACGCTGGAGATTTAAACAGACAGTTGATCGCTAGAGTTACCCCGAAATCTGGTACGACTTCTTCCTCACCTGCGTCTTCCAGCCCTAGATCTAGTGTCGGCTCTTCTATCCAAGAAATGACTTCCAGTCTTCAGTCCAACTCACGTGCACTCCATCCTTCAGAAAGCCCCCAGTCTGCTCGCCGTGGAGCAGAATCATCCAGCATGCGTGATCTTCCTCCTCTCAGCCCCTCCTCTTCACGCAGAGGTGTTCTCGGAGTGCCTGTTCTACCTGGAGCTCTTCTTGGTATTTCTCTGACCTCCCGTAGCCAATCGGGTCGAAGCGTAGAGGAGAGTCCCCGACTACAACGGCGAATAACAACGGAGGATGAGGTAGGAAATACCAAACTGCGAGCCAGAAGCCCATCTCCTGTATCAGCTCTTTTGAAGGACCAGTCAGGTGGACCTGAAGGCAGGCAAAGGGGGCATCTCACACCTGCTTTGAGCTCCCAGACCGGGGTGTCACCTCTCACCAGTCCCCGAAACCAGAGGAAGAACCCCGGGGAGCAACGGCAGGCCCAGCCACGCACACGAGAACGCAAGAATAGCATTTCAGAGGTCAGCGACAAAGAGGAAGACTTGTTGGAGTACCATCGCTGGCAAAGGGAGGAGCGGATGCGTGAGCAGGAGATGGAAAGGCTG gagAGGCAGAGGCTTGAGACCATCCTGAATTTGTGTGCCGAGTATAATAAAAGTGACTCTCCTGTTTGTGTGGACACGGGAAGGGCTGGTTTTTTCCCGGGGATGGAGGTGATGTCTGACCCTGTGAGTGTGGCAGCCCACAGCTctcacagacagagagagagagaggaggagaacTTGAAAGAGGAGTGTAGCAGCACTGAAAGCCAGCACCAGgag caTGAAGATTCTTCAGTTCTGGGGCAACAGGAGCGAGTCTATCTGGAGGAGGAGCGGCTCAGGGTTCTGGCTCGAGTGGACGAGTTGAAGACACGTGTCACTGACCTAGAACAACAGATTCAGGAGTCCAGACAAGAG gcagagatggagagagcCTTACTGCAGGGAGAGAGGAGGGCGGAGCTTGATCAAGTGGAGGCTGAGTTAGAGATCATCAATCAACTTCAGCTCAAACTGAATGAAGTGGAAAATGAAACGCAGAGGGAGAAGGAGAAG GAGAGAGCAAAAGTCTCAGCTGAGCGGGATGTCCTGGCCAGGCTGAGGGAATCCTACAGTGAACTGAAGGGCCAGCTTCATAAATGCCCCGAATTACTGAGGGAACACTTACAGGAACAAGTGACCAGG AAGGCAGAGGCGCTGGAGTCGGCCACTAAGCGCTTTGAGGATTTGGAGTTCCGCCAGTTGGAGAGAGAAAGCGGCATTGAAGAAGAGAAGGAGGCGGTCAGCCGACAGCTGTTGAAGGAGAAGGCAGAGTATCACCGGAGTGTGGGCAAAAGGAAG GAAAAAATGGCAGTGCTTGAGATTCAGGCAAATCAGTTAGGTCTTCAAGCTGCTCAGGATTGTGAAAGGATGGTCAAAGACAGAACCCTGGCCTTACAGATGCTCAACAAg GAAAAAGACAGACTGGCGGCTCTGGAGAAGAGATACCAGAGCCTGACAGGTGGAAAGACTTTCTCCAAGGCTCCTAACACTGCAAAGGAG atatccAAGCAAGACGGAGAAGTGGGACAGACCAATGGCACCTTCACTCCCCCGCCTTACAGCGTGACCAGCTCAGGCAGAAATACGCCTACCAAA AGTCTACCAGATCTGTCTCCTGCTTATTTTGACTCGGACTCCAAAAGACAGTTGGACCTACAAGGCAGAG GACTCTACGCATATGACGATTCCAGACTCCATCCTACAGATCCTAAACAGAAACCTATGATAGATCATCAAGGCCACTGGGGGGCGCCATATGGCGCTTATTCCCCTTTCTCATCTTCAGGGTCCATGGTACACCACTCGATTCTGCACCACCAAGCACCCCCACCTGGAGAATCCACGTATGACACTCTGAGTCTGGAGAGCTCCGACAGCGTGGAGACCAGTGTATCTACTGGCAACAACTCGGCTTGCTCACCTGAAAG TAACAATGGACTGGCAGCGCTGAGGCTGGAGGAGATGGAGAAGATGTTGAAGGAGGCCCAGCAGGAGAAAGCCCGGCTGGTAGAGAGTCGA GAGAAGGAAGTTCAGGCACGGAAGCAGCAGCTTGAGGCCGAGAGAAAGAGGCGAGAGGAGGTGGAGAGGAGGCTGCTTGATGAGACTGCACACAGACAGAGGCTTGTGGAGGAAGAGGTCCAGATGAGAGAGAAACAGTGCTCACAG CTCTTCATTCCTCAGGCTCGGCCAATGACACGCTACCTACCTATTCGGAAAGAAGAGTTCGACCTGCGTTCTCACGTGGAATCATCGGGCCACTGCGTGGACACCTGTGCATATGTCATTGTCACAGAGAAAATGTGCAAGGGCCATCTCGTGAAGATGGGCGGCAAGATCAAATCCTGGAAAAAACGTTGGTTTGTGTTTGACCGACTTAAAAGGACCTTCTCTTATTACGTAG ATAAGCACGAGACCAAGCTAAAGGGCGTCATCTACTTTCAAGCCATTGAGGAGGTCTATTACGATCACCTGCGCAGCGCAACTAAG AGTCCAAATCCTTCGCTAACCTTCTGTGTGAAGACTCATGATCGTCTCTATTTCATGGTGGCGCCGTCTCCAGAGGCCATGCGGATTTGGATGGATGTCATAGTAACGGGCGCTGAGGGCTACACACAGTTTATGACCTGA